Sequence from the Fundulus heteroclitus isolate FHET01 chromosome 7, MU-UCD_Fhet_4.1, whole genome shotgun sequence genome:
TGGTTTTAATGAGGTTTTTACGCTGTTTTTTGCTTTAtgtaatagtttttttctttttccataaaaagaaaagccaaaatgttttttttttataacaataaaaatctatttCCACATATAATAATACATGAATATCAGCTTGGGAATGGGTATTGCTCGATTTTGCTGTGTACCTTGGCAAGAAGCGCCAAGAGAAGGGGTTTGTTGTTTGTAGGTTGCTGTGATTAAATGGCACATTTACTGAATAGCTTCTTTTCCAGTTAACTAAAAGGAGGGATGACTGTATTATAAACAAGTCTGGACTGTTTCACGGTGTGAAGAGAACACATACAAAACAGAGTCATTTTGCAAATGTGTTCAGCTCTTTCTACAGCATGTCCTTTAGAAACAGATGCTTTTTGAGTGAGATTTTTTAGATCAATCTCATACAAGAATCAATATGGCCAGGTTGATTAGCCCATTTGTGATGCAAACATTTGGGTTTGGACTCCATTAGCACTCTATGGTGTGCACTCAATAATGGAAGCTACTTTTCACAACATGTTAATTTGTTTCCCCCCCTAGTGACTATATGGTTTAATATATGAAACATGCCAGTGtttttgaaggattttgaattAAATCACCTATGTCTCTTTGTATCTTTCCAAATGAGTGATAAGAAAATGGTAAGACATCTGGCCCATCTGCTCAGGCACTATACTGGTCGCCAAAATATACTGTACCTGCATTATACACTAAGCTTGTTACATAGACTATCATATcccatttccacattttttttataatacatGTGTTGTACATTAAGGTTTGTAGTTGTACAACCGTAAACCttaaagtgtttatttgcattttatatgGCAGACCAACGCAAAGAGGCACATAAGTGTCAGCAGGCAGGAAAAAAGATACACTGTTGTCTTTTTCCTTTTATAGTTGGGCATGCATATTCATTTCCCCACTTTTAATTCTAATATTCCCAAATAAATTCCACTATTAGAATCTTTAATGTGGGTTAGGCTATAAAATGATGTGTCAAGCTTTCATTTGCTCAATCCTTTATTTGATCATGAAACGAGTattgcacaactgcaaaccatGCCAATGCATGGCATCCCCCTAATCTCACAAGCAGTCAAGATGGTAGTACTGGAGATGTAGAAACCATCTGtggacaggacaactattattAGTGGTCTCCACAACCTGCCTTTTATAGAAGTGTAGCTTCAAGAAATGCATTGTTAAAAGACATCCATAAAGTATCTCATTTGTAGGTTGACACACAGGGATTTGGAAAACTGGGCTTTGGTTTGATTATACCagaattaataatttttttctcactACCCTGAACACAACATGCCCATGATAAGACATGGTGGtagaagcatcatgctgtggggatgcttttcttctggaGGGACAGGGAAACCGATCATAGCAAATGAATCAGAGAGATGGTGTATGATGCAGGGCAAGTTCTGGAAGGAACTGCTCCTTTTatgttataaaaaaagacagtaAAAGTCTTGACCTAAATCAAAttttgaaatttgaaatatgATATTAACAGACACTCCCAAGCCAACCTGACTAAGCTCGAGGGATTTCACAAAAAAGCGTGAGCAAaagtttttcttcctcctgTTATTTCACTCTGGTGTAGACCTACTACGGAAGCCTGTAAGCAGCTGTAAATGCAGTGCTGATGCACTAAATACAAATCTACAccaaacatttcagatttttaacctatttttttttttttaaactttgcatCCTTTTTCATTCACTTAACAATTGTGCAATAATTGGTGTTAgtctatcacacaaaatctCCATAAATACATTGGACATTTGTGCACAGaatggggtatgaatacttctgcaagagGTAAAGTGAGCAGCATTTCAGTCTTGTAGTATTTAATATTTTCCCCCTAAATCTGTGCATGGTCAAAGGCTACAAATTCTTACCTTTCCCGAACATCTCTTCTTTCTTCTCTTCTACAgtctatgagaaaaaaaacattccacaCATAAAAGAGCAGGAAAGATATGTGAAAAATCTAATTATAACTAAATGTTTCTTGGAGACTTCCATTAACAAGCACTGACCGTAGTTGCAACAGCTGGGGGTACGGTGCTTGGTTCATTTCCCTCAGGTGCAGCTGTTTTTGTCTGCTCAGGCTCTTTAACATCAGCATCTGGGTCATTAACTGTCAATAAACAAAAGAGCAAGACATGGAAAGGCTTTTATAAGGCTATGTTATCATAATGTTCACAAAAATATTGTCACTACAGACTCCACAAAAGTTCATAATCACTGAGGCTCtgcttttagaaattaattaatttttttttacattttacactaGCAATATGTGAAAAGGgttagtttaaaaacaagaatgcCACATACACTAGTTTATTGGGCACCCCTCTTCAATtgcttgttaaaataaatagtgACTCAGTCATTCAAATGGTAGGAGCTCGATGCATTTTGACGTCTAGACAAGGTGAGGCTGGTCATGAAGACTCTGCTGATCTACTGGAATGTTGATGCACAACTATCTCTGTTTTGCTGAGAATGTATGTATCCGTTATTTaaccaaggaaaaaaaaactaattgaaattaaaatggccgaaaaagaaaaaaaaaaaatctagcaaACGTCAGTAGTATGAACAAAAATGCCTTGTTGAAATTAAAGGTCAGACGAGTAGACCGGTCTGAAAGTGAAATGACATCAGCAGCTCAACTAAACTTCTGTTAAAAAGAAAGCGGGCAGAATTCACttcaaatttaattaaaaaaatactttaataatcccaaagggaaaggGAAATATTTAGATAATAAAGAAGATCCTCTCtgatagttgaaccctaaagaAGCCACTCCTGACATTTAAGGACAGGATTCATCCTGTCTTGTGTTTACAGTTCaggttggtggtggtggtgaatGGGAACTATTTTCTTCCCCACGGTAGGCCCCTAGGTACCAGCTGAGCATTCTTTGAACACCTCAGCCTGCCTGAGTATTTTTTATGGTTTCCTGAAGATGATATGGAGTTTCCTCTACTCTTCTACTGTGAATCTTAACCCAATAGAGCATTGTGGATGCCCAATCGGTAAATGCGCAGCATCTGATGCTATCATCTCAATGTTGTCTGAAATCTTTCAGACAACTTACTGAATCTTCCCCATAATGAATTGAGGCTGttgtaagaaaaaaatgggTTCCACCCCCGCTACAATCACAGCACGCCTAATAAAGTGGCCTCTGAGAACAGCCGTAAATTTTGAATTTACAGAGTGCattcagctaaaaataaacacattcaacattttatttttgtcttttacctTGTGGTGTGGTCGGTGCCTCTGTTTCTGGCACGGCGGTAGTTACAGGATTCGGATCGACAGCAGGAGCTGGAGTTTCATCAGCAGCAGAAGGAACTGCTCCTGAGTTTTCTTCGGTAGCTACCTCTGGTGTGGGTTCTGCAGTAGTTACCCCGGCTGCGTCTTCCTCCACTGCGTCAGCGGGGAGTTCTGCAGGTGCTGCAGTCGTGACCGCTTCTTCAGGTTCCACTGCTGGGTCGGCGGCGTCCTCTGGCTCAGGTGTAGCCTCTGGCTCAGGCTGAGGGTCAGTCGGTGGCACAGGGTCTGCGGCGGGTTCAGGTTTTGTTGTTGGCACAGGGTCTTCTGCTGGTTGAGGCTCGGCTGTCGGCACAGGGTCGGCCTCCGCCTCAGGTTCTGGTGCTAGGTCAGGTTCAGCCGTAGGTTGAGGGTCATCGGCTGTCTCAGGTTCACTTTCTGTTTCAGGCGCTTCCTAtgtttaaacacacacaaaaaaaaaaaatgtaattgcagttgaagtttgaaaaaaaagatttgttgtaATGCAGCTTACATTGCAGAATAAGGATGTGCTACAGTGTGCGGTGAGACACAAAAACGAACGAAAAATCCTTTACCACATCATTAACATAAAACGTAATTAAAATCAGCTTCAACTTATGCCTCCACCACTCACTCTCAACTTTCAAATCTCAAACCCTTTTTCCACGATTTTGCAGGTGACATCTTCTACACATTGGAAACACGCAGAGACTTAAAGAAAGCAGATTTATTCTCCTTACTGTGACTGTTGCGTCATCAGCTTGTGCTTCAACCGGCTCGTCTGTCTCTTGAGCATCTGTCTCCTCTTTTTTTGGATCATCTGGACAGTTATGTGGGGAGAAAAAAGGCAACAGAATAATATTAGAGTGATTAATTATATACTGAAACAGGCTTGACTGAGAGGCTTGGTgctatgggaaaaaaaaatagataaaagtaGACCGACCTGGTCACGCAAAATCAGTTTTCAGTTACTTAAAGCTCTATTTGTTCTAAAGTTGTTCAGTGGCCCAGAAAAATAGCTGGTACTATTCAGTATATTGTATTGTTCTAAAATAAGAAAACCTAGTTTCAATCTAAAGCAGAAGTAATGAAAGTTCACGGTGATCAGTGTTGAAACTAGTCGTATTTCTCAAGGTCTGTGAGAAAGCACACAGATCCAGAGCCACACCCAGTCCTGATTGAACCACGATGTTAACACTCAGCCCAGAAGTGGATGACGGGCACTTCCATCacataattgtgtgtgtgttcgagTCAGAGCTGTGACATTCCCCTGTTTCAGTGGTGAATAAAATGGCGAGTATCTAAAACAGCGCTCTGTCCTTATTGTTCTTCGCTCAGCTGATTCCACTTGTCTTGTTGCTGAATCTTTCAGGCGGTGGTTTTCTTTTTCCGACAAaacattgtaaataaatactgaCAAGATTTCACGTTACAATTCCATGCTATTTCTAGTCAAAGTGAACAGTTAGCAGTTGCTGTTAACATGTGATTGcgtctagtaaaaaaaaaaaaatcctttttgacAAATATCAGGTTTAGTGTGGATCTGTGGACAGAGCCAAAGACAAACGTTCAATATATGGACAGATTAAACCTGGACATGATTAGTAAACACTGAGTAAAGCTTATCAAAATCCTTAGTTGgtgatttttaaaacatttagtcCATCTAACCATCCATTTtataacacgtctatcccttgtggggtcgcgacaggtgctggtgcctatctccagctgtcaatgggcgagagctggggtacatcctggacaggtcgcctgtCTATCTCAGGGCAACacggagacaaacaggacaaacaaccattctctcctaaggagaatttagagaggccaattaacctaacagtcatgtttttggactgtgggaggaagccggagtacccgcagagaacccacgcatgcacagggagaacatgtaaactccatgcagaaaaacccagagcaggggcaagacttgaacccaggacaaCCTTTAGTCTATTtgcgaaaacaaaaaaaaggaattttaagGGGAAAGCACATCGGGATTGCCACATTCCGACATATCAGTTGACGGATGTCCATTGCTGCCTTTAATGCTAATTGGAGACAGATTTGTGGAAGTCAGTTGTGgataattggtaaaaaaaaaatatttaagatttcaAGGAATTCACAAGTTTACGTTGTAAAAGTGCAaagaataatctttattgtttgACGGTCTTTAACATAGTCGCGATCCGATGCTAAGCGTTCATCATTGTTTAAGCTAGGCCCCCTCTCCCAGACTCCACCAATCCATATTGAAGCGCTGTTAGGAAGAGGTGCCTTAAATGAAATTTTCTTTAAGGCTCCATACAATTTGTGCCAGCCTTGGTTTGGCACCTTTAACACACATTGGACATGTCATGCCTGAGTGCATCCAGACAGGACAGACAATTGGACTTCAGCCGTGGATATAGTTTTATCAAAAGCGTCAACACTTCAGAATAGGTCGGAGACAGATTGCTGAGCCCCAGAGCGTTAGCCACCGACCAAACACCGCTGGTGAGGTTGGTTTGATTGAAAATAATTGGACTGcatttttttatgcacattgtttaattttaaaataataataataagaataatgtTAAAATCTCGTCTCGTCATGATCACAATATCATGTGTTGTCTTGTCTAGTGCGCTGGATGTAGCAATACTCCCTGACGAACGACTGACACTCATTGCACAGCCATGTAATAACGTTGTTCTCCAAGCTAAACTGTACACGAGGAAGTGCACGCgcagacaaaatataaaaaggtacagccaaaatccTGGGAAACAGGAGCTCTATACCCTGAGTCCTTTCTTTAGGCTGACATACAAATCTTCTCTTCAATTATTTACTGTGTTTATTGCTAGGTAAAATTTCAAAAGAGTCCTACGCCTGCCAAGTCAGATTGCATCAGAGTCAGTGAAGCCTTGAGGGAGACCAGCATGAACGAAATCTAAAGTATTTCTATCACACCGTAAAACCTCTGAGGGCGAGATGCAGGAATGACACACTGGTTCTCGTCGTTCTAGCATGAATTTAGTGGGAAAACACTAAACATTTATAGAAATGCAGTTTATTTAAACAAGTGCATAAGAGCCGCAAAAAAGCCTGggtacatttgtgttttttttaaacaaagctttttctttctgtcgcttcttttttttcctttgtggtCTGGATGACACTCCACCACCTGTGCATCCAAGCTAAACATTAATCAGAGCTCCTCATGACTCCCTTTGTATGGACATGTGTGTATGGGTGTGGCGCTGTCGCTGCTTCGGTTTTCTCATTACTTCGTTGGAAATCGCTATCTTAATCAAAGGTGTACTGTGGCACGTATTGATGAAGCCGATGAGACTCCGTGTTCCCGAGATTTCAGATGAAAACAGTGGAATAAAGTCAACCTATGAATCATGCAAAAAAGAATTTCCCAAGCTGCATTTATCAGAGCAGGACTTCTGCTCGACTTGGTCCAGCAGTGACGATGCATGTTTCCAATTTCTCTAACAGCACATGTGGAAGTGAGTCCGGACGCTTTCTCCCAGGCTAGAGCTTGCATGGACATGTGTGGGAGGTTGTACTTGGATTTCACGTAACGTCTCGATCTCTttggtgtgtgcgtgtgtgtgtgtgcgtgtgtgtgagtcTGTACATGAAAAGGGAGGGAAACTACTCCTGCATGTAAACTTTTTCTGTTGCTCCACTGAACATTCTGTTCTCGTTTACCAGTTTGCCACTACCTCATTCGGCCACCCTTACCACCATAACATGCGGAAACACAAGTCATGCATGAAGATTAATTGGTCAGGCTTCTTCTTGTCTGTTCCCCTCCGTGATACAACAAACAATCCTGTTTGCACACAATGGAAGTTCATGTTCACATCCACGCTCACTTCTAACAAGGGATGTCCTGTTTTGTATTAGCCCAGCAGTTAAacctcctctccctccttttttttctgtccatatTAAGAGACTCTCACTCTGCTTTCTTCATCCTCTTTCTTACTCACAAAGTCCCAACTCCTTCTTTTCGTTTGCCACAACTTCCCCCTGGGGCTAGTGAGTCATCTCAGTCTCCAACATGACTGCATGCTATTGTATGTAACTTCTAATGGCAAAAAGGTCCCTGAGGGAATAGCTGCTAACTGGAACCATGTGATCCCTACACGCCGATAGTGTGTTTGACCATGTGATCCTCGCACATGGTCAAACACACTGTGTGTTTTTCATGACCGGCGACTGCTTTGTTCAGATAAGCACATAACCGTCTTTCTTGTACAGTCAGTGAAACGTCTGACAGAGACGACTGCAGCCAGGAAGCTGTAATTGGAAACAACGCGTGGATTTTTTTAGACAGTATGTCCTCTTGCTAAATAACACGTGTgatctgtttggattttttggtacgaaaagacaaaaagaagacGTTGGGTTAGAATTTGTGTTTTTGGCTTCCTGTGTCTAGACATGCAGGACTTACGGGAAATTAGGGTGAAATTAGGGTAAAAATAAAGTCCAGTTGGTCTGCTGTGGCAACATTTAGTGGGAAGGTTTTATGGAAACTATGAGGAAGGGAAAAATGAAAGACCTGCTCTTGAGCCAGCCAGTGCTTATTTTGTGACACaaatcctcccccccccccaaaaaaaacttcCTTTCAAATTCTTGTTTGTATTATGAAAACCTCAGATCTTAAACTGACTCGCATAAACAGCAaaactttacattttgttttttgaggcaATGTCATCAGGCGCTTTAAAATTAACCTAAAATTAATtatgtgttttctgtgtctgcCTAAACCTTGCAAGGTTGTGGAGGGACTGGTGTGAATTCTGGGGTGCACCTTGGACATGTCGCCagctcaacacagagacacacagggcaGAAAACTATGCCCTAATTAACCTAATGTAACCAATTAGGAAAATCCTAAACATGCACAGGAGGAACATCCAGCTGGAATTCAAAGCCAGAACCTTTTGGCCACAAGCAAGCTTCTCTGACGACTGCTTAACCATTCAacttactgcaaaaaaaaaaaaaaaaatatttcaacagcAAGCTCTTTTTCTCTTGTCAGGGTTGCAGATAACCTGACTCtggccagatggatgtagtggTGGAAGTACATcaatctggcgagagtcaggttaggttgCAGATGGATTGGCAACTATTGCAAAAATGAGCAGGGGGACGCAATATGTAACCACAGAAAGGTTGCCAATATGTTACAGGTAATCACAAATTGACCTAAAATCGCTGTTTTTGGACTCTGGATGGAAACTAAAGCATCCAGAAAAAACCCTGATATGCCCTGGGAGAATATGTAGAAAGTTACCGACATAAAGCCGGTACCACGATGCTTCAGAGCAGAGGCTTTCTTGCTGTCAGATCACAATGAGACTGTGCTAAACAAGAAAACTAATGTGCTGCTCCTTGACAGTCATTTCAAAGGGAGAATAGTTCTACATACTTAAAATGATTTTTCTTATGATTATTTGTCAAAGCCTGAACAGCACATAGAGATTTATATTGGTGATAGTGCTTGTCAACACCATGACAGAACTGGATTAGCCTATATTATCACATTAAGCCTGTTAGAAGAGAAGAGGACTCAAGCAATATTTCTAGTATTGAGAAGACAACTATACTAACAGACAAAAGACTTTCAGTTTGTGATCTTCATCAAAGTCATACCCTTAATACTGATTTTCTTGTAGACTAAGAGGGTTGCTGTAATCTGCTAACAGCTCAGATTTTCTATATGCAGCTTGGAAGTAGGGGAAGTCATGCCAGAAACGTCTGGACATTAGGGATGTTTGCAGAAAAAATGACCTTGCATGAAATAGTTAATGAAAACCTTAGACACAGCTGATAGCCTCATGGTGTTATTGTAGCAGTTTGTGGGGATGTTTTAAAGATTTCAGACATTTTACGTTTTAGAGTACTGGACTGCTAAAAGCGAGTGTTGTTTGTTCTGTTATCAATCAATTTGTTTCCAGCAGACTTCAATAGGAAGGTGAAGTAAGtttgggatttttatttagGTTGTTGCTCGAGTTGCTTACAAAAGCTTAGACCCATCCAAATTTTAAGAGGTTTTAAACCATTCACTAAATTAGTTTGTATAATGCTAtgtatttaaacaattttatgAGAGACAAATGAACAGGATTCCTAGTAATGTGCAGTTATTACAAATTTACATATGCAAAGCAGTCACGTTGTATTTTGATTTCAGAGTTGGTGAGAAACCTCTGGTTCCATCCAAAAATTATAGcacctagctcctgttccttgagcTTTCACTTGGTCAACAGTATGAGCTTCGGACCGCGGTTTCGATTTCgaacagcctttaactccgatgtCATTACGCAACCGAAACACAAATGGATGAATCTAGTCAAATCTGGGCTTACAGCCCTCCTGAAAATGTACTACAAAGTGTGCGcactcttctctccggacattttggCTAATTTCCGTGAGGTGAGCAGGTCCATGTCCcgttgtttgcttgttttgaaGCTAACATAACAAGCTGAAACAGTCCAAGTCCTTGGTGACACTGTTTTGAAACTTCTGTGAAGATGGCGGTATTCTGAAAACCCTTGTATTCACTAAAGTGCTTGATGTAAAGTTTGGATAGCCCAAGCACTTGTACCTTTATCTAGGATATGCACTTACTGCATATCCTAGATAAAGGATCACCTCCTGAGCAGAGGCAGATGATCTCACGCGTTGTGTCGTAACAGCACAACTCTTGATATCAGAGCATCCCCAGATCGCTGTTCTCCCAGGTAAGAGCTTCtattgtgtgttttgtgagaAACAGCGTTCTGTTTACTCCAATCATGACACTTTAATGCACCCATATGGAAGAGAATGTGTGAGACCACTTAACCAGCGAAGGGATGATTTACGCACTGGCAGTTGAAGGTGTAAACACAGACAAGTTGGCGCACTCACAATACACACACACCTGGCACATCCCACACCCTTTTCATTTGCCTTCTGACACACGTGTTTAATGGCAGGcttatgcacacacacacacacacacacacaaagtcatGGAGCTCTCCCATACTCCCACATGCTCTGTACATAAAAGTTGCAGCCCACCCCACCCTCTCGCACACTGTCTTAGTTACACACACAGACGTAGAAACACTGAGGGCCCTGGGGGAATGGAAGGCGCTGAAactagttgtgtgtgtgtgtgtgtgttgggtgtTGGATACAGCTGGAGCTGGATCTGGTTACCGAACACTCCCTATTCCTCACTTTTATAACTTAACACG
This genomic interval carries:
- the si:ch211-39i22.1 gene encoding protein TsetseEP: MMSYLWILLLGSLLASHTAAQDDPKKEETDAQETDEPVEAQADDATVTEAPETESEPETADDPQPTAEPDLAPEPEAEADPVPTAEPQPAEDPVPTTKPEPAADPVPPTDPQPEPEATPEPEDAADPAVEPEEAVTTAAPAELPADAVEEDAAGVTTAEPTPEVATEENSGAVPSAADETPAPAVDPNPVTTAVPETEAPTTPQVNDPDADVKEPEQTKTAAPEGNEPSTVPPAVATTTVEEKKEEMFGKAGRIIETIVDRVKEAVAPNDNTAPEVGATGEQEGQNKKGGSKPLAGILSAIIVSAVGAVTGYFAYQKKKLCFKKAQEADPEAGVKVEKVDAAEAKSDPQESNTLLNSSQP